In one window of Oncorhynchus kisutch isolate 150728-3 linkage group LG16, Okis_V2, whole genome shotgun sequence DNA:
- the LOC116354053 gene encoding extensin-like: protein MIDTLWDLGLVDIKGPRGHQGARDIKGPRGHQGPRGHQGASWTSRGLVDIKGPRGHQGASWTSRGLVDIKGPRGHQGASWTSRGLVDIKGPRGHQGASWTSRGLVDIKGLVDIKGPRGHQGASWTSRGLVDIKGPRGHQGASWTSRGLVDIKGPRGHQGASWTSRGLVDIKGPRGHQGASWTSRGLVDIKGPRGHQGASWTSRGLVDIKGPRGHQGASWTSRGLVDIKGPRGHQGASWTSRGLVDIKGPREGPRGHQGASWTSRGGASWTSSPHAPPEAPMLHPRPPCSTRGPHAPPEAPMLHPRPPCSTRGPPCSTRGPPHAPPEAPMLHPRPPCPTRGPPPCPTRGPPCSTRGPHAPPEVPHAPPEAPPCPTRGPPCSTRGPPCSTRGPPHAPPEAPMLHPRSPMLHPRPPPCPTRGPPCSTRGPPCSTRGPPHAPPEAPHAPPEAPPMLHPRPPPHAPPEAPHAPPEAPHAPPEAPHAPPEAPHAPPEAPHATPEAPMLHPRPPPCPTRGPPCSTRGPHAPPEVPHAPPEAPPMPHPRPPMLHPRSPMLHPRPPPCPTRGPHAPPEVPHAPPEAPPMPHPRPPMLHPRSPMLHPRPPPCPTRGPPCSTRGPPHAPPEAPPHAPPEAPHAPPEAPHAPPEAPHAPPEAPHAPPEAPHATPEAPMLHPRPPMPHSTPPCSTRGPHAPPEAPHAPLDAPMLHPRPPMPHSTPPCSTRGPPCPTRRPHAPPEAR from the exons GGGCCTCGTGGACATCAAGGGGCCTCGTGGACATCAAGGGGCTCGGGACATCAAGGGGCCTCGTGGACATCAAGGGCCTCGTGGACATCAAGGGGCCTCGTGGACATCAAGGGGCCTCGTGGACATCAAGGGGCCTCGTGGACATCAAGGGGCCTCGTGGACATCAAGGGGCCTCGTGGACATCAAGGGGCCTCGTGGACATCAAGGGGCCTCGTGGACATCAAGGGGCCTCGTGGACATCAAGGGGCCTCGTGGACATCAAGGGGCCTCGTGGACATCAAGGGGCCTCGTGGACATCAAGGGCCTCGTGGACATCAAGGGGCCTCGTGGACATCAAGGGGCCTCGTGGACATCAAGGGGCCTCGTGGACATCAAGGGGCCTCGTGGACATCAAGGGGCCTCGTGGACATCAAGGGGCCTCGTGGACATCAAGGGGCCTCGTGGACATCAAGGGGCCTCGTGGACATCAAGGGGCCTCGTGGACATCAAGGGGCCTCGTGGACATCAAGGGGCCTCGTGGACATCAAGGGGCCTCGTGGACATCAAGGGGCCTCGTGGACATCAAGGGGCCTCGTGGACATCAAGGGGCCTCGTGGACATCAAGGGGCCTCGTGGACATCAAGGGGCCTCGTGGACATCAAGGGGCCTCGTGGACATCAAGGGGCCTCGTGGACATCAAGGGGCCTCGTGGACATCAAGGGGCCTCGTGGACATCAAGGGGCCTCGGGAGGGGCCTCGTGGACATCAAGGGGCCTCGTGGACATCAAGGGGCGGGGCCTCGTGGACATCAA GCCCCCATGCTCCACCCGAGGCCCCCATGCTCCACCCGAGGCCCCCATGCTCCACCCGAGGCCCCCATGCTCCACCCGAGGCCCCCATGCTCCACCCGAGGCCCCCATGCTCCACCCGAGGTCCCCCATGCTCCACCCGAGGCCCCCCCCATGCCCCACCCGAGGCCCCCATGCTCCACCCGAGGCCCCCATGCCCCACCCGAGGCCCCCCCCCATGCCCCACCCGAGGCCCCCCATGCTCCACCCGAGGCCCCCATGCTCCACCCGAGGTCCCCCATGCTCCACCCGAGGCCCCCCCATGCCCCACCCGAGGCCCCCCATGCTCCACCCGAGGTCCCCCATGCTCCACCCGAGGCCCCCCCCATGCCCCACCCGAGGCCCCCATGCTCCACCCGAGGTCCCCCATGCTCCACCCGAGGCCCCCCCCATGCCCCACCCGAGGCCCCCCATGCTCCACCCGAGGTCCCCCATGCTCCACCCGAGGCCCCCCCCATGCCCCACCCGAGGCCCCCCATGCTCCACCCGAGGCCCCCCCCATGCTCCACCCGAGGCCCCCCCCCCATGCCCCACCCGAGGCCCCCCATGCTCCACCCGAGGCCCCCCATGCCCCACCCGAGGCCCCCCATGCTCCACCCGAGGCCCCCCATGCTCCACCCGAGGCCCCCCATGCCACACCCGAGGCCCCCATGCTCCACCCGAGGCCCCCCCCATGCCCCACCCGAGGCCCCCCATGCTCCACCCGAGGCCCCCATGCTCCACCCGAGGTCCCCCATGCTCCACCCGAGGCCCCCCCCATGCCCCACCCGAGGCCCCCCATGCTCCACCCGAGGTCCCCCATGCTCCACCCGAGGCCCCCCCCATGCCCCACCCGAGGCCCCCATGCTCCACCCGAGGTCCCCCATGCTCCACCCGAGGCCCCCCCCATGCCCCACCCGAGGCCCCCCATGCTCCACCCGAGGTCCCCCATGCTCCACCCGAGGCCCCCCCCATGCCCCACCCGAGGCCCCCCATGCTCCACCCGAGGCCCCCCCCATGCTCCACCCGAGGCCCCCCCCCATGCCCCACCCGAGGCCCCCCATGCTCCACCCGAGGCCCCCCATGCCCCACCCGAGGCCCCCCATGCTCCACCCGAGGCCCCCCATGCTCCACCCGAGGCCCCCCATGCCACACCCGAGGCCCCCATGCTCCACCCGAGGCCCCCCATGCCCCACTCGACGCCCCCATGCTCCACCCGAGGCCCCCATGCTCCACCCGAGGCCCCCCATGCCCCACTCGACGCCCCCATGCTCCACCCGAGGCCCCCCATGCCCCACTCGACGCCCCCATGCTCCACCCGAGGCCCCCCATGCCCCACTCGACGCCCCCATGCTCCACCCGAGGCCCGCTAA